From the Dermacentor variabilis isolate Ectoservices chromosome 5, ASM5094787v1, whole genome shotgun sequence genome, the window AGGTTTGAGaggtaaaacaacaacaacaacaacaacaacaacaacaacaacaacaacaacaacaacaacaacaacaacaacaacaacaacaacaacaacaacaacaacaacaacaacaacaacaacaacaacaacaacaacaacaacaacaacaacaacaacaacaacaacaacaacaacaacaacaacaacaacaacaacaacaacaacaacaacaacaacaacaagcaaatgaagaagaacaacaacaactacaacagGCAAATGAACAACAAACTTGAGCTACATGATGACGAGCGGATGTTCTCTTTGTTTCCGCGAATTCTCTGATTTCATTATTTATATATTCACGGTTTTATTCCTATCATAATAGCATGTAACCAAAAGAAAAGAGTCTGCTGTCAACCAAGATGCGAGGATCTTTGAAACATCCATAAAATGATGATTTAAGAACTAATTTTCCCGCCATAAACATTTTACAGACACAGCATGAATGACGTTATCGCCGGGATCGGCCATTTGCCATCAAAGATGCTAAAAAAGAGAACGAAGAGAGAATTAAACGACCTGTCTCGAAATAAGTTTTCCGGTAAGCATTATTTTAACTGAAGCATTGCCGAGGAGCAAATGTGCTCATTAGTTGCACAATTTATCGCAAATTAATTTTACTTTTAAGCGTTGTGAGAGTCTGTTATTCAGAAAACATCTAGACACTCGAACGCACCGTCTTTGCTGGCTGCTCTGAATCCCGACATGGCTCGGTGCTTGTTTTTGATGCTCGCCTCTGCGCTGCTGGTATTGAGGACGTTCGACAGCGTCACCGTGCAGCGCAGATGCATGCGTTCATCCTCGAAGTGTTCGGGCCGCACCCTGAATCGGAGGCCCAGTGATGCAGCGTACCTCGGGTATCTCTGCAGCTCGTGCCTCACCAGGTACTCGGGACGGGCCTGCAAGTGGCAACAATCACGAGCTTCTCCCGGTTTTCGCGAAGGTCACCTACGATGCCTTCGTAAATGAAGTGTGCTCGTTTTGTGTTGTACTACTTTTTATCTTTATTTGCAGAAATGTCGAGGTCTATGTAAGAAAGAGATGTTGCTGTGCTCTCGTATGAGCATGTCATTGCGAAAGGCGTTAGAAAGTTGTTAAGGAGGTTTCGTTGGGCTCCAAGCAGTCTCGTAGCCGGAAACCGCCATCTGAGAGGAATTTATTCGCGTTTTTGGTCACACTATACTTCGCAACCAGTGGCAGGTTCACTAGTATGACGTCACACCTCCACGTTTTATTACCTTTTGTGACACAGGAGGAATTGAGATTGCACGCTGTTTACGATTCAACAAACTTGCTATAGAACAAGACTAAAGGGAAAACAATAGAAATGACTGCTTCCATGTAAGGTCTTATAGTTCTTTACATCAGCACAATCCTCTAGGTAAATTTCGCTTAAGTATTAACGGACGTCAAGAGTAAATATGCATGTGGCCCCTTACCTCTTTGTCGTTAATGAACCACCTCAACTCCGGAGGCCGGTCGTACTCTGAAGATCTGCAGGTCAGGTTCACAAGGTCGTTGACCCGGTACTTTGGCGCACCACCGTCGATTCTGGGACTATGCGGACTGGCCTCTAAAGGTAACACATCGAAGATAACCGCATGAGGTGCGCTAATAACGGAGTAGCAACGACGTTTAATGTTGCTCAGTTGTAAACATATATGTTATCAACGCTTGATAAACGAGGGCGACCCATGGGGTCTTGCGTGCGTACAGCTGATCTGTGCATGGGGTATTTATGACAACTATATTGATGAAGGAGGAAATCGGAATGTTAATTGTTATATCTATGGAATGACACTTCTAAAACATAGTGACTGGCTTTGCAAGCTAAGCTCGACGATATCCTTATATGCATCGATATAGGTAAAATACACCGCTTTACGCAGATATTTAACCAAACCGCCACCAGAATGCACCTAAGCGCAAAACTTGCTTTCATAGGTTGCGCGTTTACACTGTTGCACACTTTCCTTAAATTATGTATAGAAAGGCACTGCGAATACATTTAGGCCCTGTTGTCTTTATTCACGTCTCGCTCCCTCTTTCTGTCCCGTCTTCTTTTAGCCACTCCAAGCATCACGCGCCGTGAGCGCTGTCGTAATAAATTTGAGAAAGTGGCAATCTAATAATTGCATTCGTAAACGGCACGCGAGGTGAACGATCATATTGAGTCGGTATATCATACGTAAATACGGTTCAAGCTCCGCCACTTATGCTTTGGAGCACTAATAGGAATGTATTTCCCAGGCAATCACAAGTTATCCTGTGCCGTGTGCATGTGTGCGCACGCATTTGCTTCCTTTGATCTTTGTGCTCCTTCTCAACTTCACGCAATTGTTTCACTTTCTACCAAAACAGATACCGGGCAGGTGCCTTTTCAATCAGCTTGAAGTTTTTATTTCTCACTACCCTTGCCCTCCGGCTTTCTTTCTATGTTGTTACTCTGCGGCAAATTGTTGTGGTATAATATTGCTTTATAAACGTGAGCGCAAACGTGTTGAGAATGGTTTTTGACGGGCGAAAAGATCTGCAAATTTTAAACCTGCAAAGCTGACGTATAGGTTAATTTTGCGAAATATTGTCGATAAACGTGTCGTATTAAACATGTCcatgttcccattttttttttcaagttggaGACTTGTGAGCAAGCGCGGAGTTAGCTACTTTCTTTTCGAAATGCGATAGTCAAACGACAGAAACAAcatcttcgtttagactgataaaATATCTTAAATCATCTCTATTTTCAGTAAGCTCGTGGTAATAGGAGAATTATTAGAAGCAAGAAATGAAGCTCACAGTTAAATTTTTTAATTTCACACCGAATCCTCAACGGAGGTCTTTTTACGTATTTGGGTTTTCTGACTAAATAAGTGCTCCTGACACTTGCTAAGTTTAATATTATGCCGTTTTAGAACACAATAAACTGCAGTTTACGGGAAAAAAAGTTATCTAGGTCCCAGCAGACGCCATCAAATTCGTGACGTCATGGCTAGCTGGTGCGAAAACTTcaaggcggcggcgccaccagtcCTTGAGTCTTTTCTGACTTAGTGAGCTTCTTGTCAAGGTAATAATGACTTCTTTGGTATTGTAGAAAGTTAATTCAATAATACGTCTGAGATAATTTTTATCTTTAGAGTTCCTTTAAGAGGGCAAGTGTACTTGTTAGAAATAAGGCCTACTTATATTTGCGTCACTGCCAGAGAACAATTTTACGCATTTTCTTGGTGGTTATCCAATCGCACCTGGATACGGTATGGAAGGAACCGTGTCGCCGACAATAAGCTCTTCGCTGGATGTCAGGAACGTCTCAGATATGACGCTGACACACTTGAGCCGCAGCGAGCTGCCAGTCATGTGGTAGGGCTGCAGGACGAATGATAGGAGGACTCCTGAACTCTGCAGCCCTTCAGAGTCATACAGGGTCTCCAGGCCGTGCACATCGCTGAACGGaacctgcaagaaaaaaaaagaaaccttgcaTAGCATCCCACATAAAATAAGTCGTATATTTAATAGAAATACGGAGCTGATAAATGCGAGCAAAACTGATAAAGCGGAGTCTGCAGGCACATCGCTTAGCTCAAGATATTTATGTTAAGTTTAGCTAATCAGGTGAGTCATCGTTATCATATTCATCTGGTTTAGGTTGGCTAAAGGATGAAAATGACTTCAAAAGATCTCCGATCACCCCTTTCTTGTGTCATCCGAGCCTGTGCTGTGAGTGGAGATTTTCTAACCTCCTCACTCAATCTAGTCTGTGGTCGCCCTCAACTGCGTATTCTTTATTTAGCGCCACTTGTTCCTCGAATAGTCAACCGATTATCTATTTTACGCATTGCAAGAGCGGTCCCATTCCACGTACTTTTCAATGACAGAGCATTTTTTGAAGAACGGCTCTCTATATTCTTAAATGTAACATATTTTGTGATTGTGCATAGATGATAAAATTATTGACTTCcatctaaaaaaaaacatcaaatttATTTGTGTTCCACACGTGTCCTTTCCCGGGATATTTAAATGGCAAGGTTGAATGAAAAAGTCATgagcctttccactctgtgaatgtggatgacgagcgaagctgtttagcatacgatACAGAGGTGacatagaattttgaacaaaggtacgaacgtaTTTATTGTACTGATCGGCGGTCACAATGGCgataggtatgcacacacattctcgtatcaacTCTGCTATTAAATGTCTTACCTCATTGTCTTAGGTGACGGAcggtcacgtaagacaatgaatggctcatacctccttaAGCAATTGTTAATACAACCGTTAAAAAAAAGCTCGGTGctctttcactctgtgaagaaggacgaacagcgaagctgtgtacgtgggcTTCTTAATGACGAACTGCGCCTCCGctgcggatcggcccggcattgcactatcttcggaatcggcccacgatgtacagtgcttaaagcctgcttcacctccgccggggggcggcccggcattgtaccttcttcggaatcggcccacgtatggggagttttgtgtccaCACACATACACGATCATGGGGGAACTAGCCCATAACAGCTTCGATGaaaaattggttacgtctttgtgtttatgAATTAATTAACAAAtgaattattcatttatttaatgACGACCACGAACGCCGGAGTGCTGGCACGAGCGCGGTAGCACCGAGGGGCCTCAACGAGCCAGTTGTGGAATATGACGACAATGCTGGAACCAAtcttgatgatgatagtttgtgTTAATACAGGGACACGATCCTCAGGAAGGTAGCCCTTAACAACTTCGCTGCAAAAAAATTTAACGCGGCCTCGCCATAACGACGAccgaaaagaaatgaaattctacgctgggatgatgagcggcaacggagccagctatACAAAAAGACAacaacgacgaacgcgtgagcacaGGCACCAGCGCGTTCGCGCTGTAGCACCGAAGGGTCCCAACGAGCTAGTTCGCGGGGTGTCCACTGACGACGGAAATGCCCTAaccccatatacagcttcgctgtaaaagcaaatatatatatgtatatatatatatatatatatatatatatatatatatatatatatatatatatatatatattatgaagaGCCGACGCTCTGTGCGAATCAATGTGAGCAACATGTTTGTAAAAGGCTGGAACTTGTGTTTCTGACGCAACGGCAAGGCGACGGCGACAGCGATGACGGTGGCATGACAACCGACTTACTGTACACCGGCGACGAAACGTTACAGCGTATTCCTTTACGCCGTAAGCCGATCCCGAAAATCAACATTATCTCGGGGACAATGCGCACCTCTTGGTCGTTGACGTGCCAGACAAGCTTGGCAGCAGGTAGCGAGTACGGGGCCCTGCAAGACACGTCAACACGTTCCCCGACTTCGTACTTGGCTCGCGTGCCTCGGATCTTGGGTGGGTGCTCGGGAATAACTGTTACAAAGAAGACAAAATTCATACATACATTTTTGAGAAGGCCATTTACATATAGCAGTGCGATGTTCTGATgtcacgcgaaaaaagaaagaaaaacgaaagaaagaaagaaagaaagaaagagagaaagaaaaaagagaacatTAACATTGACTATGCTGCACGCACTCATTAAGAACAAACGTCTTCGTCGAAACACTGCTCCAAGTAGACTTATCGCTTGCTTCGCACCATGCAGGGTCACTAAGGATCTTTGTTGACGCTTTTAGTTTCTAGTTCTTTAGTTTCTGTTGACGTTTTTAGTTCTTTAGTTTGAATTGTACAAATATTAATTGTAcagtgaaaggggggggggcagttaaCATTATGTGATGCCTGCATATTGTGTATCTATTGAGGAACATTTAGCTCCCCAAAATCAATTTCTCAAGCCAAAAGGATGAAGTTAAGGCAAATATACGATGCCCATTATTTTCACAGACAGGCGCCTTTTGTACACCAAGAAGTGTCCGCCATTATTTGCTCGTTTGATCCAAATATAGATTCCACCGAAGCCCTCACACGAGGCAAAACAATTTGCTTTCTAACAAAGGGACGCTTATTCAACGAAAGTACGCAGGCTCTACGTGCAATTGTGCACTAAATGCTTTAACCTTGCGTCGGTGTATCTTATACAAAAGCCAGACACAAATTCAACAATTCAAAATGCATACTTGCAAAAGTGCTACATCTCTATGCTGCACTCTACAACCTAATGCACCCAACACTTCTGGAGCAGGCAACTTGTGAAGTGCAGCATGGGaaccccatgattctacacagCCTGCTTATTGACTCTGATCACTGTACCCACATTTACATCAATATTTATAAAATATTTGCGGATACTAAACAAACATAAAGCGACGGTAACGGGCATCATAAGTCCTGCACGAATTTTACCTTGGCCTCTCGAATGAACACACTCGTGAAGTACCCAGGCATAATTTCCATGATTGTTCTCCAGAAGACTGACAAGCTATCCCGTGTACACGAATAAACGTAGCCTAAAATGCTATCAACTATGTtgaaagaaaactgcaaatgaaAATATATGCATTCATTCTTTCGGAGACATAGTCCTTGAGTTACCAGATGACTATACAGTGACTTGCACGTTACTATGAAAAAACTGTGAGAGATTAGAGCGCTAAATGATGTGCCTGTAAAATAATTACAccctttccttaaaaaaaaattcttaaacaTGTTTTCGAAAGTGTTATTTAAACTTTTTACGCTATGTTTCTCACTCTGCCGAGGGAATTCTGCGTTACACAAAGTTCACATTTGGTTTAAATAAGGCACGCGCTATGGGTCGTGTGTATGCAAAACTGACAGTGTTCCGGTCGATTACGTCCTCTGCAATGAATCGCGTAACGAAGAGCTCCAGAGCCTATATGATTGACCTTTACGAGCAACGCAATATTTTTCAAGCAGCTGTTACATAACTACTAATTTCACCAAGATTGATCTTACCAACAATAAATGGACCACTAAGGAAAATCTTTGTTCGAATTTAAATGCGTTTAGATCAATGCAGGTTTCGCAAACAACTTCTGAAAAAGGTGTTTCCAAATATCACTCTGCCGTTATTAACTACATTTCCCAATTCCCGGAAAGAACTCTGCCTTACAGAATCTTCATATTTAACACAAATGAACGCCATCCTAAGTGATATGTGTCCTAAAATTCTAACGCtagctgtcccccccccccccccccccagtttgaAGAATTACAAAAAATTAATGAACCCTCATTTTTTTTGGGTGTCTTCATGCGTTATACGACGTTCGCCAGCTGTCCTCTGTGAACTAAAGGAGACACCTTGTTTCTGTTTGGTGAAAGTAAGGGCCACGTAATGTGTCACGGGGAGGTAAAGCTCAAAGTGGGTGGGTTTATTGCGGCTTTTGCAATAAATTAAGTATGCAAGAACTCCGGAACGTTATGAGTGTTTTACGAGTGCGAAGAATTTCGCCCGTTTCCCTGGCTGAACCACCGAGCCACCGTGATTAAATTTAGCGAGAACGGGAGAAAGGCTATGACAAATATTTCTGCTAAGGTAAATGCGTGTGAAATAATACTGCCCTTGCTATAAATTTAAGCAAGAATTCGAAAACGTCACACCGCCGCTATCCGCTAAGCTTCCCAATAACACGAAACAACGATTTTATACCAAATGTTCGTGTTCTAGAAACGGGGGTCACGTTCAGTACAACGGGTTACGAAAGTCCCTTTCCTGGTCAGATTAGGCGCGTGGCAAATAGTTACTGAACTCGTTTCTTTCGCTTATTTTTTCTGTTATACGAAGTTCGTGCTAGGTTTCTTCGGTGTACTCGATGAACTACAAAATACGCAATGTTTATATTTGCTTATATTAGAGGTGGGTTATTAGAAATAAGGTTCAAAACGTGCAGACAAATTACATGCCTTACAAGTAAATTAAGTATTCAGGTTATAGGGACTGTTATAGCTGTGTTTTAGGAACAATGCACAATTTAACACGCGGCTCTGATGGAACTGTAAACTCCAAGATCACGACATCTGGTCAAAATGGGGGAGTGCATGTGGTTATAGTATTTCACTTGTAAAATTAATTTACCAAGTACCCGAATGCGTTATACGAGGGAAAGTTTTAAACGGACCAGTAACATAGGCGCAGTGTGCGGTGTAATAGGGCAATTGAAATTTTTATTGCAGCTGCACAAAAGAATCTGCTTGGATGGAAATTGGGTTGTGATTCTGCAAGGTCAACCAAGTCCGCAGTTATTTTACCCTAACACCTCTGAAGATCTTGTCCTTGCCGCTAATGTGTTTTCAATAATACTTCGGGCCAAGGTGACGTTATTTTGGGGTCCGAATTCTTAAATAATGAACTTGGTGTCCTTGTTTCTGAAAACCATCTGGGCTCAGCGACTGTGTTTCAGTTGTTCTCGACCAAAGCAAGTTGCGTAATCGGCTCGCTTATGGCTCGCACGTGGTCGTCGGAGGAGTCAGGCAGCCACTTCTCCAGGGTGACTAGTTTAAGTGTAGACGCGAGTTTTGCCAGGATCATTCGCCCCGGGTGATCGTACAATACGCGAGCACGGTCCAGGAAGACGCCACAGCCGTGCTAGCAAACTTGCCTGACTGCCCATGTACAAGCATGGTCAAAAGTATACGGGATGCGGGTTCCGCGCTATGTTGGTGGCATGCTAAGACTGCACTAAATACGTAatgattaattaatttatttattaattactgATACTATTAATGCTACTaatataaattattattattattattattattattattattattatcattattattattattattattattattattattattaggagcACTGTACTAATACAGTACTCATAGCACAATTGAAATCCAGGCAGGGTGCCTAGACACAGGAAATATTAATATTTTCTCAGATAGCAAATTCTGCGCGCCTCCATGATACTGCCTTTCTTCATTTAATATGCGTGTACATGATATCTGATATTTCGTGCGATTTGTGCGTATAGCTCGTCGAATTTCTCACGCCTATCGTCCCCAACGGCGGCGGATCAGTGGCAACGTAGTAGCACACGCCGAATTCTGCGCTAATCTTCTGCGTTTTCCCACGTCGCGGTAGGaacaatttttaaaatttttattttgggataccttacaggcctttaTGAAGGTAAGGCTGGATTACACTTAAAGAAACACAATAGAAGCGTTATTGAAAGCaataaaaatcatgagccattccactcggtgaaagtggatgaccagcgaacctGTTTAATACACGACACAgaagtgacacagaattttgaacaaaagtaTGAACACACTTATTGTCATGAtcagtggtcatcgtgacgataagTACGCAtgcacattctcgtatcacctctgcTATTATTATATTAAGTTCCCCATATTCGCGTATAGTCCGGACTCCCGAAAAGCGATGCTCCTGCGAAGAGCGACGGCAGGAACAGAGACGAGAATGCAATCGGCGCCGGCGGGCGGCAAACACCACCGATGAAGCTCACAAGGATggcttggtgggctagttggtatgccATCTCAAAGAGTTAACAGCGCACACAGACAGGGACAGAGAGAAGAGcaacaggacacagcgctaaacCTGTTGTTCTTCACTCTGTCCCAGTCTGTGGGCGCTGTTAACCCTTTAAAAGCACCGATGAAGATCGTTCACAAAACGCCAAGCGCATGCTGGACGTCGGTCTTCGTAGGCGCGTTGCTCTTTGGGAGTCCCGACTATACGCGGCTTCTCCAATACGACGACAGAagacaaatgaaaagaaaaatggggAACTCCAActtgtttttctgcttttttatACATTCGCGTGAACGACGGCACCGCCACcgcgggagagcggaaggaaaagaaactagatacgcaagcacttgaaacgccgacaaagagagggtggtgcgaacgtagacatccggcatcttataccaaaAATGTTGGCGAGATACGCCATGCCCCACTTGAATACGCAAAACTGGTTGAGTTCCTGAAGGATATTGCATGGtgtgacatctgcccgtcgtcaggcgaGCTACAACCACCAAGAAAACGTAGCGATAGAATTACGCCCTCTGAGAACCATTATTCTCCGTTTCAGTGAAGACAGATCAATGCCGCAAAGAGTGCACTTGCGCTTCACGAGTCATCCTGTAGAAGAATACCATGAtcctgctctgagatgctacaactgcgAGAGGTTTGGACATTTagcgaagaaccgcagcagtccACGCCgttgcaa encodes:
- the LOC142582366 gene encoding uncharacterized protein LOC142582366 codes for the protein MIGTNPAAGSCTSRARRQRVPSGEYLCCRSLLLWIIALVEGISCLRLLEMSAPSVAIHGRGMWLNCSFDLESDELYSVKWYKNDTEFYRYIPRDRPPAQNYDLPGVVVDMSRSREGHVFISSVNLSSEGNYRCEASAEAPSFQTVVGEKEVKVFVIPEHPPKIRGTRAKYEVGERVDVSCRAPYSLPAAKLVWHVNDQEVPFSDVHGLETLYDSEGLQSSGVLLSFVLQPYHMTGSSLRLKCVSVISETFLTSSEELIVGDTVPSIPYPEASPHSPRIDGGAPKYRVNDLVNLTCRSSEYDRPPELRWFINDKEARPEYLVRHELQRYPRYAASLGLRFRVRPEHFEDERMHLRCTVTLSNVLNTSSAEASIKNKHRAMSGFRAASKDVSNGATFVLVPLLSSLLVLIVLPKL